From Sander lucioperca isolate FBNREF2018 chromosome 14, SLUC_FBN_1.2, whole genome shotgun sequence, the proteins below share one genomic window:
- the LOC116045134 gene encoding uncharacterized protein LOC116045134, with the protein MYHFICSKPLDNEGSNLSLQAHVVNGKMIVKVQYQNRKKYIKLQASDFEEFISQVKEKFSIPVNNITVEDDSGTEVDKTVFAELSTVEGICFIKDDQDYDSGPSQLSPTPTPRSSFSGSSLSVSISSSDGETSRPPKRIRSDEEACQSRSARDLIQQILQTKPGGTTVLEEYEETGTLCDSRRRQMINILAAHMVETEGRIPQRVTKEKYALGIVTLFPALKDPLSKKGYIPQDFILLFGPETAAKLLEKWHTCYKRKVIREAESLTTTPVLQSLLKSARNQCNDDKKKTQKISPAQAMDHLVVFHKSCRSLEHLENQEGHRQPYLLASGTHKQAISTYYVVMDKKLIPCLGTTSLAAFDELFKVHFVFSVSYDNALSNMYTFLQTTVYSIDVETTKESPKVKELRAKFMNRS; encoded by the exons ATGTATCACTTTATTTGTAGCAAACCATTGGACAACGAGGGTTCAAATCTCAGCCTTCAG GCTCATGTTGTTAATGGCAAAATGATAGTTAAGGTCCAGTATCAGAATCGCAAGAAATACATCAAATTACAAGCTTCTGATTTTGAAGAATTTATTTCTCAAG TGAAAGAGAAGTTCTCCATCCCTGTGAACAACATCACTGTGGAGGATGATTCCGGCACTGAGGTGGATAAAACGGTGTTTGCAGAATTATCCACAGTGGAAGGGATTTGCTTTATCAAGGACGATCAAGATTATG ATTCGGGCCCATCTCAACTATCGCCTACACCCACACCACGATCCTCATTCAGTGGGAGTTCCCTCTCTGTGTCCATTAGTAGCAGTGACGGTGAAACATCAAGACCACCCAAGCGAATTAGAAGTGATGAAGAGGCATGTCAGAGTCGTTCAGCCCGAGAT CTGATTCAGCAGATCCTGCAGACAAAACCAGGAGGGACAACCGTGCTTGAAGAATATGAAGAAACCGGGACGCTGTGTGATAGTAGAAGAAGGCAGATGATTAACATTCTTGCAGCACACATGGTTGAGACAGAAGG GAGAATCCCTCAGCGAGTAACTAAAGAGAAATATGCATTGGGAATTGTCACCTTGTTCCCTGCATTAAAAGATCCTCTCTCCAAGAAAGGATAT ATACCCCAAGATTTTATCCTCCTCTTTGGACCAGAAACGGCTGCTAAACTGCTTGAGAAGTGGCATACATGCTACAAAAGAAAGGTGATCAGAGAAGCAGAAAGCCTTACGACCACCCCGGTTCTCCAGAGTTTGCTGAAGTCTGCCAGGAATCAGTGCAATGATGA taaaaagaaaacacagaagaTCAGCCCAGCTCAGGCCATGGACCATCTTGTCGTCTTTCACAAg TCATGCAGGAGCCTTGAACACCTAGAGAACCAGGAGGGACATCGCCAGCCATACCTTCTTGCATCTGGAACCCACAAGCAGGCCATCAGCACTTACTACGTTGTGATGGACAAGAAGCTCATCCCCTGCCTGGGAACCACATCTTTGGCAGCATTTGATGAACTCTTTAAAGTGCACTTCGTTTTCAGTGTAAGCTATGACAACGCTCTTAGCAACATGTACACATTCCTCCAGACAACTGTCTACAGTATTGATGTTGAGACCACTAAAGAGAGTCCAAAGGTGAAAGAATTGAGAGCAAAGTTCATGAACAGGAGCTAA